A region of the Leucobacter komagatae genome:
GCTCGCCGTGCTCCGCGGCGTCGACTTCGCGGTGAGGCCGGGAAGCATCTTCGCGCTGCTCGGCTCGAACGGCGCCGGAAAGACCACCCTCGTTCGCATCCTCGCGACACTCACGTCTGCTGACGCGGGCAGCGCCACAGTTGCGGGCCATGACGTCGCCGAGGCCCCGGCTGAGGTGCGCCGAGCGATCAGTCTGACCGGCCAGTTCGCAGCGGTCGACGAGATCCTCACCGGCCGCGAGAACCTCGCGCTCATCGCGCGGCTGCGCCACCTCGATCGCCCCGCCGAGATCGCCGACGCGATGCTCGACAGGTTCGCACTGACCGAGGCCGGTGGCCGCCGGGCGTGCACGTACTCGGGCGGGATGCGCCGCAGGCTTGATATCGCGATGAGCCTGATCGGCGACCCCCAGGTGATCTTTCTCGACGAGCCGACGACGGGTCTCGACCCGCAGTCTCGCATCGAGGTCTGGGAGACGATTCGGCAGCTCGCCCGCGGCGGCACGACGGTGATGCTCACCACCCAGTACCTCGACGAGGCCGAGCAGCTCGCCGACCAGATCGCGATCCTGCACGAGGGCACGATCATCCAGAACGGCACCCTCGCCGAGCTCAAGGCTCTGCTCCCCGCCGCGCAGGTTGAGTACATTGAGAAGCAGCCCTCGCTTGAAGACGTGTTTCTCACGCTGGTGGGGGAACGATGAGCACTCAAGCACTCTCAGACACCAGCGCGCTCACCGCGCGCTCGCTCCGGCACATCCTCCGCAGCCCCGACACGATCATCACGACCGCGGTCACGCCGGTCGCGCTCATGCTGCTCTTTGTGTTCGTGCTCGGCGGTGCGATCAACACGGGCTCCGGCGACTCGTATATCAACTACATGCTGCCCGGCATCCTGCTCATCACGATCGCATCAGGGATCGCGTACACCGCGTACCGACTGTTCCTCGACATGCAAGGCGGCATCTTCGAGCGATTCCAATCCATGCCGATCGCGCGGTCGAGCGTGCTCTGGGCGCACGTGCTCACGTCGCTCGCGGCGAACCTCGTGTCGATCGGGCTCGTCATCGGGGTCGCACTGCTCCTCGGCTTCCGCACGAGCGCGTCGCCCGGCGCGTGGTTCGCGATCATCGGGATCCTTGCCCTGTTCACGCTCGCCCTCACTTGGGTGGCGGTCATCGCCGGGCTCTCGGCGAAGACAGTCGACGGCGCGAGCGCGTTCAGCTACCCGCTCATCTTCCTGCCGTTCATCAGCTCGGCGTTCGTGCCGACGGCGAGCATGCCCGGCCCGGTCGCGTGGTTTGCCGAGCACCAGCCGGTCACGGCGATCGTTGATTCGATCCGCAACCTGTTCGCAGGCGCCCCCGTCGGGAGCGAGCTGTGGGTCGCCCTCGCCTGGCTCGTCGGCATCCTCGGAGTCGCATACGGCGCCGCGATCCTGATCTACCGTCGAAAGATCAGATAGCCGCTCCCCGATACGGCAGCGCGCCCCGCAACCTCACCGGTTGCGGGGCGCGCTGCCTGCGCTGTCCATGCTGTCTGCGGCTGGGTGGTGCGCGACTCAGCTCGCTGTGGCGGCGGCCTTCTCAGCGATCTTCGCTGCCGCCTTCGCCTGTGCGCGAAGCTCCTTCTCGTGCACGGGCCAGAGGCCGGCGGCGCGCTGCTCGTCGACGTAGTTCTGCGCCTCCTGCTGGCGCTCCTCCTCGATGCCCGTCGCGATCTCCGCGCGCAGCAGGGCGTCGTCGAGCCCAAACGCGTCAACAAGGTCGAGCGCGTGCTCGCGGAGGCGGCCGAGCAGCCTGTCGATGTACGCGGTGACCGACTCGGCGCGCTTGCCCGACATGCGGCCGTGCACGAGGTACCAGGTCATGTTGCGCTCGATCACGGTGAGGCCGAACAGGTCGCGCAGCCAGGTCATGACCTGCTTCGTGCCCGGGTCCGTAAGCTTGTCGACTTCCTCGGTGAAGGCCTCCCACTGCAGCAGCTCGGCGTGCGCGCGAGCTGCCTCGATGAGCTTGTGCTGCTGGGCGTTGAAAGCATCCTCGCTGCGCGCGGCGCGCTCGGCCTTCGGCACGTCCTTCGTCGCGTCGCGCAGCGCGCCCGCAACCTCGGCGACCATGGTCTCGACGCGGTCGGTGAGCAGCTCGCGCTGCGACTCGGGGCTGCGGAAACTCTCAACCGAGCGGGCGGTCTGCCCAAAGTCGGCGATGCTCTGGCCGAGCTGGCGAAGCCCGAAGCGGCTGACACGGTCGCCGATCTGGCTCGCCGCGGCGCGCGCGAGGGCGGCCTTATCGCCGTCCTTGAACTGCGCGGCGTAGTCGGTGAGCAGGCGCTTGCCAACGAGCTGCAGCAGCACAGTGTTGTCGCCCTCGAACGTGACATAGATGTCGAGGTCGGCGCGCAGGCCGGTCAGGCGGTTCTTCGCGATGAAGCCCGCGCCACCGCAGGCCTCGCGCGCCTCCTGCAGGGTGTCGAGCGCGGCCCACGTCGAGAGCGACTTCAGGCCGGCGGCGAGGGTCTCGAGATCCTCGCGGTTCTCATCGGTGTCCTTCACGCCCGAGAACACCTCGTCAAACACCGTGAGCAGCCGCTCGTGCGCGAACGCCATTGCGTAGGTCTCTGCGAGCCGGGGCAGCAGGCGGCGCTGGTGCTGGCCGTAGTCCATGAGCACGGTCTCGCGGCCCGATGCACCAGGGAATTGCCGGCGCTGCGTGCCGTAGCGGATGGCGATGGTGAGCGCGGCCTGCATCGCGCGCACGGCCGATCCGTCGAGCGAGACGCGGCCCTGCACGAGCGTGCCGATCATGGTGAAGAAGCGCCGACCGGGGCTCTCAATGTGCGACGAGTAGGTGCCGTCGGCCGCGACGTCGCCGTAGCGGTTGAGGAGGTTCTCGCGCGGGATCCTGACGTTCGTGAAGTGCAGCCGGCCGTTGTCGATACCGTTCAGGCCGCCCTTGACGCCGTCGTCCTCGCTACCGACGCCAGGCAGGAGCTTGCCCTCGGGGGTGCGGATCGGCACGAAGAACGCGTGCACGCCGTGATTCACCCCGCGGGTGATGAGCTGGGCGAAGACCACCGCGGCTTGGCCGTGCAGCGCGGCGTTGCCAAGGAACTCTTTCCACGCGCCCTTGAACGGGGTGTGGATCTCGAATTCTTCGGTGTCGGGGTCGTAGGTCGCGGTCGTACCGATCGACGCCACGTCAGATCCGTGCCCGATCTCGGTCATCGCGAACGCGCCGGGAAGCTTCAGGCTCATCACGTCTGGCAGCCACTTCTCGTGGTGCGCCTTGTTGCCGAGGTGCAGGATCGCGGAGCCAAACAGCCCCCACTGCACGCCGCCCTTGATCTGCATCGAGGGGTCAGCGAGCACGAGCTCCTGGAACGCCGCGACGTTGCCGCCGTGGTTGTCGCCGCCACCGAGGTACTTCGGGTACGCGCGCTGGATCGCGCCCGCCTCAACAAGCTCGTGCAGTTGGCTGAGCACCCGGATGCGGTGCTCGTCCATCGGCTGGCCGGGAATCGTGTGCAGGCTCGGCCTCGAGCGTACGAGCTCCCTGGCTTCGAGGCGCTCGGTCTTCCACTTCCCGAGGAGCGCGTCGCTCACCTGCTGGACGTTGATGCGAGGGGCGTTGTCGGCCATCGATATCTCCAATTCGACCTGACGGCGGAGGCAGAGCCGCTCGGGCCACCGGGCTGGCGGCACAGCTCTCTCTGCCCTGAATATGGAGCCAGAGTATGTCGACGTCGAGAAACCCTCAACCGTTCGCGGGGCACTCGACAACCACGGTCGGGCACCCCTTCCCGAGTCTTGTCAAGAACCTACAAGCTGGGCGAGCGTAACCTGTACAGTTTCTCTATCGAACGCTACTTGCGCCGCTGCGCTCGGGGCTGCTTGCCCGGCTCGTAGGCCTCGAACACGAGCGGCTCAATGCCGGCTTCGTCGAGCATTTCGCGCGTGCGCTTCTGCCAGGTGCGCGGGATCAGCGTCACCACCTGTCCGCCCCGCCCGGCCCGGCCGGTGCGACCCGAGCGGTGCACAAAGGTCTTCGCCTCCTGCGGCGGATCGAGCTGAACGACGGCATCGACGTCATCGATGTGGATGCCCCGGGCCGCGACATCGGTCGCGACGAGCACGCGAGCCTTGCCCGTGGCGAACTGCTTGAGGTTGATCTCGCGGCGGGCCTGGCTGAGGTTGCCGTGCAGCGACGTCGCCGATACGCCGGCGTCGAGCAGTTGCTCGGTGATGCGTTCGGCCGCAGCGCGGGTCCGCGAGAAGAGCATGACGCGCCCCGGGATCTTCGCGAACTCGAGCACCGCCGCGTCTTTGTCCTCGCGCATCACCATGTACACGCGGTGCGGCACGGTCGACTTTGTGCGCTCGATCTCGTGGGCAGCGGGGTCGACGAGAAACTCGCTGACGAGCTCTTCAACGTCGCGGTCGAGCGTCGCCGAGAAGAGCAGCCGCTGGCCGCCCCTCGCCGTCTGCCGCAGCGTCCACTGAGTCTCTTCAAGGAAGCCGAGCTCGCAGAGGTGGTCAGCCTCGTCAACGATTGAGACTTGCACCTCGCGCAGGTCGAGCTTGCGCCGTTCGACGAGGTCGCGGATGCGCCCCGGGGTGCCGATGACGATGTCGACGCCGCGCTCGAGAGCGTGCACCTGCGGCTCGCTCGGCACGCCGCCAACGAGCTGGGCGGTGTAGAACCCGACCGAGCGCGCGAGCGGCTGCACGGTGCGATCGATCTGCAGCGCGAGCTCGCGGGTGGGGGCGAGGATCAGCGCCTTGGGCTTTCGCGTCGCCCCGGCCGAGCCGCGCGAGACGCGTTCGCCCCGCTTGGCCTGCTTCGGTTTCTTCGCCGCGGGCTCGCCGAACCGGCCGTCTGCCTTGAGGATGAGCATGCGCTCAACGAGTGCGGCGCCAAAAGCGATGGTCTTGCCAGAGCCGGTCTCGGCCCGGCCAAGCACGTCGCGACCCGCAATAGCGTCGGGGATCGTCGCAACCTGAATCGGGAACGGTGCGTCTGCGCCAAGCTCCCCCAGCGTTCGCACGAGGTTCTGGCCGAGCCCGAGGTCGCCGAAGCTTCGCCCCGAGGCGTCCTCAGCTCTCCACACCTTCGGCGTGTAGTTCTGCAGGGTCTCCCCCGCCGGGCGCAGTCGCTTCGCGCCACGCTCGGCCCCGCCCGGCCGCTGGGTACGGTCGTCACGGCCGCCCTTGCTTTCAGGCTTGCTACCCCGAGTTTCCGGCCGGCCATCCCTTCTTCCCGGCCTGCCGCCGGCAGTAGACCTGCGACCTGCACCACCAATGCCCGAACCCCTGGAGTTCGACATATCTTCTGCAGATCCCAGGCCCTGCGCCCCACGGCGGGCCCTGGCAGAGCCACCGGAGCTGCCAGAACCGCCAGAGCCATCCCGGCCAGCCGCGGCCCCGCCGTACTTGCGCTTCGGAGCTCTGGTACGGTTCGGGTCGTAGTTGGCCGGGGCTTTGAACCCGCGCCGCTTCTTCTGCGCCATGAGTTAGCTGTTCCGTTCTTGGGTGTCGAGAGAGGGTCCACCATCGAGTGTGGTGTCAGGCTCAGCCTCAGGCGCCGCAATCTCGCCAGGGGCCTGGGCCTCAGCCTCAGCCTCAGCCTCCGGAAGCACCGCAGCCTCGGGCGCCGCGTGCTCAGGCTCCACGGCTTCACCAAGCGCGGCAGCTGGCTTGGTGTCAACCGCCCCACCGTGAGCACCAGCGACCCCAGCGAGCTCAACACCAGCACCAGCAACAGCACCAGCGGCCTTCGCCTCACGCTTCGCCGCCCAGCGTTCACGAGCCTCCTCGCGCTTGCGCTCAACCAGGTAGTAGAGCGTCGGCAGCACGACAAGCGTGAGCACTGTCGACGAGAGCAGGCCGCCGATGACGACGACAGCAAGCGGCTGCGAGATAAACCCACCCTTGCCCGTGATGCCCAGTGCCATCGGGGTCAGAGCGAGGATCGTCGCGAGCGCGGTCATCACGATCGGCCGGAGACGCTGCAGTGAGCCGTGCAGCACCGCGTCACGCAGGCTGTCGCCGCGGTCTCGGTACTGGTTTACCAGGTCGATGAGCACGATCGCGTTCGTCACGACGATACCGACGAGCATGAGCACGCCGATGAGCGAGGCAACGCCGAGCGGGATGCCGGTCGCGATGAGCAGCAGAATGGCGCCCGTCGCCGCGAACGGCACCGACACGAGCAGCAGGAGCGGCTGCAGCAGGCTGCGGAACGTCGCGACCATGACCACGTACACGATGAGGATCGCGGCGAGCAGCGCAATGCCAAGCTGCTGGAAGGCCTCTTCCTGCTGCGACATGACGCCGCCGATGCTCGCCGAGGCCCCCGTCGGCAGGTCAACGCTGTCAAGCGCGGCCGTTACCTGAGTGCCAGCTGCCCCGAGGTCATCGCCCTTCGGGAGCGCCGAAACCGTGACCATGCGCGCGTTGTTCTCGGTGCGAACGGTCACGGGGCCGTCGGCGACCTCAACCGTCGCGAGCTCGTCGAGGCGCTTCTCGCCAACGCCGGTCTGCAGTTTCAGGGCCTTCACGCCCTCCACGTCGGAGGGCGCATCGCCGAGGTCGAGGAACACGTTGACCGTCGAGTCATCGATCGTGATGCGGCCAACCTGGCTGGGCTGCATGGTCTTCGCGGCCATGCCACCGACAGCGGCCTCGCTGAGGCCGGCCTCGGCGGCCTTCTGGCGATCCACAGCGACGCGCACGTACGGTCGTGACATCGCGAGGTCGCTCTCGACCTGCTGCAACCCGTCCTGCTTCTTCAACGCGGCGACGATGTCGTCGCTCGCGGCGGCGAGCGTCTCCTGGTCGGGCGCCGTCACGTTGACCTGGATCGCGCTCGACATCGACATGCCGCCGCCCGACTGCCCGATCGAGAAGTCGCCCGCGTCAGAGATCTTGTCGACCGCCGACCGAATGTCGTCCTTCGCCTTCGCCTGGTCGGCGTCGGGGTCGAGCGTCAGTGAGTAGTTGATCGCGCCGTCGCCGCCCCCGCCGAACATCGCCATCATGCCGCCTGCGGAGCCGATCGTCACCTGCACGGTCTCGACCTGGTCGAGCCCCGAGAGGGCGTCTTCGACCCGCTCGGCCTGCGCAAGCTGCTCGTCGAGGCTCGCGCCCGGGGCGAGGGTCTGTGTCAGCCCGACCGAGTTCTGCTCGTCCTCGCTCATGAACGTGGTCTTCATGAGCGGCGTCGCGAGCACGGTGCCCGCGAGTACAAGCACGGAGAGGATCAGGGTGATGCCCGGCTTGCCGAGCGTCCACTCAATGATCGGCTTGTAGCCGCGCGCCAGCCAGTTGCCGCGGTGCTCGTTCTCAGTCGAGCTCTCAGCGCTTGCGCCTTCAACCGCGGCGGGCCGCGCCTCGGACTTCAGGAACCAGTACGCGAGCACCGGCACGATGGTGAGCGAGACGAGCAGCGATGCGGCGAGCGCGATCGTCACCGTGAAGGCGAACGGCCTAAACAGCTCGCCAACCATGCCGCTCACGAACGCCATCGGCAGGAACACGGCGACGGTGGTAATTGTCGCGGCGGTAATCGCTCCGGCGACCTCGCGAACGGCGCGCAGGATCGCGGTCGCCCGGTCCTCCCCCTCCACCAGGTGCCGCTTGATGTTCTCAATCACAACGATCGAGTCGTCGACGACGCGACCGATCGAGATCGTGAGCGCGCCGAGCGTCAGCATATTCAGCGTGTAGTCGGCGAAGTTCAGCCCGACGAACGCGAGCAGCACCGATGTGGGGATGGAGATCGCGGTCACGAGCGTCGCGCGCACCGACATCAGGAAGACAAGGATCACGAGCACCGCGAACACGAGGCCGAGGAGGCCCTCGGTCGTGAGCGACTCGATCGACTGCTCGACGTACGGCGCCTGGTCGAACACTACTGTGAGCTTCACGTCGCCGAGCTGCGTCGCGAGTTCGTCGAGCTTCTCCTGTACGACGTGCGAGACCTCGACGGTGTTCGCCTGCGACATCTTCGTGACCGCGATGGTGAGCGCGGGATCGCCGTTGATGCGCGAGATGCTCGTCACGGGGTTCGGCTCGAGCGTGACGTCTGCGACGTCGCCGATCGTCACGACGTCGGGCAGCGACGGCGCCTCGGCCGCCTGCGGGGCCTCGGCGCCAGGCGTGACGGTCTGCGACAGCTGCGTGCCACCGGGAAGCGCCTGTGCCTGCGCGGCCTGCGCGGCCGACTGTTGCTGGGCCTGCAGCGCCTGCTGGTAGGCCATGAAGTCGTCGGTGCTGCGGGGCACAGGGATCGCCGCGATGTCTTCCGCAGAGTTGAGCTCAGAGCCGAGCTGCACCGCGAGCGTATTTTTCTCATCGTCGACGGTGCCGCCAGCGATGAGCACCCCGCTCTGCTGGAGCGCGTCGGTGATGCGCTGCTGACTCATACCGGCCGAGGCAAGCTTGTCGCTGTTCGGCACGATCGTGACGCGGTCGCCGCGTGCGCCCGCGAGCTGGGCCTCGCGCACGCCGTCAAGGTCGGCGATCTCAGGGACCACGACGCGCTCGATGAGCTTCGCGGTTTCCTCGGGGTCGTCGCCGCTCGGCGGCGTCACGGCGATCTGGATCACGGGGAGGTCGTCAACGCTTCCCGCGACGACCTGGGTGTCGACGGTGTCTGGCAGCATCTTCGAGATGCGGCTGACCGCGCGCTCGACCTTCTGTTCGGTCGCCGCGATGTCGACGCCGTAGGTGAACTGCGCGAGCACAACTGAGGTGCCAGTGCTCGAGGTCGCCGTCGTGCTCTCGAGCTTCGGCACGCCGCGCAGCGCCGTCTCGATGGGGCCCGAGACGTCGTTGTTCACGACGTCGGGTGAAGCGCCCGGGTAGCTCGTGATGACGGCGATCGCGGGGAACTCGACCGAGGGCATGAGCTCTTGCTTGAGCGACGACATCCCGAGGAAGCCGAAGACGGCCGCAACAATGGTGACGAGCGCAATGAGTGCTCGGTTTTTGAGGCTGAGCACTGTAAGAAACTGCATGAGGTGAATTATCCCATGGCTCACTGATAGCGCACGGGGTCGGCAGGCAGCGCATAATGGTCATGTGCCACTGTTGAACCGGTCTACGCTCGGAGCCGTCACCCCCGCTGATTTCGACCGTTTGCACGCGCTCAGACGCATGCAGGGAATCGCGGTCGGGCTGCTCATCTTCATGGCCGTCGTCTTCGTGTTCGCCTTCGCGCTGCAGGAGCGGATCCCGTGGCTCGGGTACGTCCGGGCAGCGAGCGAGGGCGGCATGGTCGGCGCGCTCGCCGACTGGTTCGCCGTGACCGCGCTGTTCCGGCACCCGCTTGGCGTGCCCATCCCGCACACGAACCTCATCGCGAACAAGAAGGATGAGATCGGCGAGGGTCTCGGCTCCTTCATCGAGGAGAACTTCCTCGCCGACGAGGTGGTCCACGACAAGCTCTCTCAGATCAGCGGGGCGCGGATGGCCGGCGCTTGGCTGCGCGAGACTGGGAACGCGAGGCGCGTGAGCGACATGGCGGCGAGCGTCGGGCTCGGCGCCCTCACCGTGCTCGACGACCGCGACGTGCAAGACCTGGTCGAGTCGCTCGTGCGGCGCCACATCGTCGACCCCGAGTGGGGGCCGCTACTCGGGCGCGCGACCGAGTCGTTCGTGACGGGCGGTCACCACGAATCGCTCGTTGACCTCGCCGCGAACCGCCTCGAGCTGTGGCTCGTGCAGCACCCGCAGGCGTTCGACAAGGTCATCTCGTCCCGGCTCCCCCAGTGGGTGCCGAGCATCGTCGACAAGTTCGTCGACCAGCGGCTGCACGCCGAGGCCGTGAAGTTCTTGCAGAACGTGTCGGCCGACGCGAACCACCCGGCGCGCGCCGCGATCACGAAGTTTCTGCACGACCTCTCGCGCGACCTCCAGGAGCAGGAGTCACTGCAGGCGCAGCTCGAGTCCTTCAAGCGCGAGGTGTTCGACAGCCCGCGCATCCGCGACCTCGCCGCGAGCACCTGGCAGACCGCGCGCGCCGCGATCGTCGACATGCTCGAAGACCCCGAGAGTGAGCTGCGCAGCCGCATCACCGCCGCAATCTGCGACTTTGGGCGAAAGCTCGAGCAAGACTCGACGCTGCAATACAAGATCGACGTGTGGGTCATGAGGGTCGTCGAGTACCTCGTGCGCACCTACCGCCACGACCTCGCTCAGGTCGTCGCCGACACCGTGCAGCGGTGGGACGCAAAGGAGGCGGCCGAGAAGATCGAGCTGCAGGTCGGCAAGGACCTGCAGTTCATTCGCATCAACGGCACCGTCATCGGCTCGCTCGCGGGCTTCGGCATCTTCACGATCGCAGAGCTCATCATCGCGCCGCTCGCGGGGCGTTAGCCCCGGGCCGACACGGCCCAGCGCTACTTCTTGTAGGCGAAGGGCAGCAGCATATCTTGCACCCGGTCGCGCACGGCCGTGTGATCGCTCCGCGTTGACACCGCGCAACGCGAGACCGTGCAGTCGAGTCCCTCGACACTTGGCGCGGGCACGGTAAGCCGAACCTCGAACGCGCCCCGCTTCGGGTCGTCGTAGCCCTGGGTGGCGAACGCCTTCCACGCCCAGTCGTCGGTGATCCAGGCGCTCGACAGTGCCTCCTTGGCCGCGGCCGCGCCCTCCTCAGCACCCTCTGGGATACCGCCGAGGCACGGGCCTGGCTTGACGTCGGCGGAGGGCGGAACAGCGCAAAAGCCAACGTATATGCCGAGACCGGCATCGAACCCCTCGCCTGTCACGATGATCTCCTCGCCAGGGGTGAGCGCCGAAAGATCTG
Encoded here:
- a CDS encoding ABC transporter permease, with translation MSTQALSDTSALTARSLRHILRSPDTIITTAVTPVALMLLFVFVLGGAINTGSGDSYINYMLPGILLITIASGIAYTAYRLFLDMQGGIFERFQSMPIARSSVLWAHVLTSLAANLVSIGLVIGVALLLGFRTSASPGAWFAIIGILALFTLALTWVAVIAGLSAKTVDGASAFSYPLIFLPFISSAFVPTASMPGPVAWFAEHQPVTAIVDSIRNLFAGAPVGSELWVALAWLVGILGVAYGAAILIYRRKIR
- a CDS encoding efflux RND transporter permease subunit; amino-acid sequence: MQFLTVLSLKNRALIALVTIVAAVFGFLGMSSLKQELMPSVEFPAIAVITSYPGASPDVVNNDVSGPIETALRGVPKLESTTATSSTGTSVVLAQFTYGVDIAATEQKVERAVSRISKMLPDTVDTQVVAGSVDDLPVIQIAVTPPSGDDPEETAKLIERVVVPEIADLDGVREAQLAGARGDRVTIVPNSDKLASAGMSQQRITDALQQSGVLIAGGTVDDEKNTLAVQLGSELNSAEDIAAIPVPRSTDDFMAYQQALQAQQQSAAQAAQAQALPGGTQLSQTVTPGAEAPQAAEAPSLPDVVTIGDVADVTLEPNPVTSISRINGDPALTIAVTKMSQANTVEVSHVVQEKLDELATQLGDVKLTVVFDQAPYVEQSIESLTTEGLLGLVFAVLVILVFLMSVRATLVTAISIPTSVLLAFVGLNFADYTLNMLTLGALTISIGRVVDDSIVVIENIKRHLVEGEDRATAILRAVREVAGAITAATITTVAVFLPMAFVSGMVGELFRPFAFTVTIALAASLLVSLTIVPVLAYWFLKSEARPAAVEGASAESSTENEHRGNWLARGYKPIIEWTLGKPGITLILSVLVLAGTVLATPLMKTTFMSEDEQNSVGLTQTLAPGASLDEQLAQAERVEDALSGLDQVETVQVTIGSAGGMMAMFGGGGDGAINYSLTLDPDADQAKAKDDIRSAVDKISDAGDFSIGQSGGGMSMSSAIQVNVTAPDQETLAAASDDIVAALKKQDGLQQVESDLAMSRPYVRVAVDRQKAAEAGLSEAAVGGMAAKTMQPSQVGRITIDDSTVNVFLDLGDAPSDVEGVKALKLQTGVGEKRLDELATVEVADGPVTVRTENNARMVTVSALPKGDDLGAAGTQVTAALDSVDLPTGASASIGGVMSQQEEAFQQLGIALLAAILIVYVVMVATFRSLLQPLLLLVSVPFAATGAILLLIATGIPLGVASLIGVLMLVGIVVTNAIVLIDLVNQYRDRGDSLRDAVLHGSLQRLRPIVMTALATILALTPMALGITGKGGFISQPLAVVVIGGLLSSTVLTLVVLPTLYYLVERKREEARERWAAKREAKAAGAVAGAGVELAGVAGAHGGAVDTKPAAALGEAVEPEHAAPEAAVLPEAEAEAEAQAPGEIAAPEAEPDTTLDGGPSLDTQERNS
- a CDS encoding ABC transporter ATP-binding protein; translated protein: MTATNEPEPALRVEGITKAFGELAVLRGVDFAVRPGSIFALLGSNGAGKTTLVRILATLTSADAGSATVAGHDVAEAPAEVRRAISLTGQFAAVDEILTGRENLALIARLRHLDRPAEIADAMLDRFALTEAGGRRACTYSGGMRRRLDIAMSLIGDPQVIFLDEPTTGLDPQSRIEVWETIRQLARGGTTVMLTTQYLDEAEQLADQIAILHEGTIIQNGTLAELKALLPAAQVEYIEKQPSLEDVFLTLVGER
- a CDS encoding acyl-CoA dehydrogenase, yielding MADNAPRINVQQVSDALLGKWKTERLEARELVRSRPSLHTIPGQPMDEHRIRVLSQLHELVEAGAIQRAYPKYLGGGDNHGGNVAAFQELVLADPSMQIKGGVQWGLFGSAILHLGNKAHHEKWLPDVMSLKLPGAFAMTEIGHGSDVASIGTTATYDPDTEEFEIHTPFKGAWKEFLGNAALHGQAAVVFAQLITRGVNHGVHAFFVPIRTPEGKLLPGVGSEDDGVKGGLNGIDNGRLHFTNVRIPRENLLNRYGDVAADGTYSSHIESPGRRFFTMIGTLVQGRVSLDGSAVRAMQAALTIAIRYGTQRRQFPGASGRETVLMDYGQHQRRLLPRLAETYAMAFAHERLLTVFDEVFSGVKDTDENREDLETLAAGLKSLSTWAALDTLQEAREACGGAGFIAKNRLTGLRADLDIYVTFEGDNTVLLQLVGKRLLTDYAAQFKDGDKAALARAAASQIGDRVSRFGLRQLGQSIADFGQTARSVESFRSPESQRELLTDRVETMVAEVAGALRDATKDVPKAERAARSEDAFNAQQHKLIEAARAHAELLQWEAFTEEVDKLTDPGTKQVMTWLRDLFGLTVIERNMTWYLVHGRMSGKRAESVTAYIDRLLGRLREHALDLVDAFGLDDALLRAEIATGIEEERQQEAQNYVDEQRAAGLWPVHEKELRAQAKAAAKIAEKAAATAS
- a CDS encoding DEAD/DEAH box helicase; translation: MSNSRGSGIGGAGRRSTAGGRPGRRDGRPETRGSKPESKGGRDDRTQRPGGAERGAKRLRPAGETLQNYTPKVWRAEDASGRSFGDLGLGQNLVRTLGELGADAPFPIQVATIPDAIAGRDVLGRAETGSGKTIAFGAALVERMLILKADGRFGEPAAKKPKQAKRGERVSRGSAGATRKPKALILAPTRELALQIDRTVQPLARSVGFYTAQLVGGVPSEPQVHALERGVDIVIGTPGRIRDLVERRKLDLREVQVSIVDEADHLCELGFLEETQWTLRQTARGGQRLLFSATLDRDVEELVSEFLVDPAAHEIERTKSTVPHRVYMVMREDKDAAVLEFAKIPGRVMLFSRTRAAAERITEQLLDAGVSATSLHGNLSQARREINLKQFATGKARVLVATDVAARGIHIDDVDAVVQLDPPQEAKTFVHRSGRTGRAGRGGQVVTLIPRTWQKRTREMLDEAGIEPLVFEAYEPGKQPRAQRRK
- a CDS encoding DUF445 domain-containing protein, whose amino-acid sequence is MQGIAVGLLIFMAVVFVFAFALQERIPWLGYVRAASEGGMVGALADWFAVTALFRHPLGVPIPHTNLIANKKDEIGEGLGSFIEENFLADEVVHDKLSQISGARMAGAWLRETGNARRVSDMAASVGLGALTVLDDRDVQDLVESLVRRHIVDPEWGPLLGRATESFVTGGHHESLVDLAANRLELWLVQHPQAFDKVISSRLPQWVPSIVDKFVDQRLHAEAVKFLQNVSADANHPARAAITKFLHDLSRDLQEQESLQAQLESFKREVFDSPRIRDLAASTWQTARAAIVDMLEDPESELRSRITAAICDFGRKLEQDSTLQYKIDVWVMRVVEYLVRTYRHDLAQVVADTVQRWDAKEAAEKIELQVGKDLQFIRINGTVIGSLAGFGIFTIAELIIAPLAGR